One genomic segment of Blastopirellula marina includes these proteins:
- a CDS encoding ABC transporter ATP-binding protein yields MHARLEADDARPLIEVDDLLVKFDGQTILRDIGLSIPRGQTLALIGESGCGKTVLLKSLIGLVNPTHGDVIFDGQNIHHLNDKQLTKQRIRFGFVFQNAALFDSMTIGQNVAFPLKQHTNKPLSEIRDIVFQHLKEVGLPESVVWKKPAELSGGMRKRVGLARALVLKPDVVLYDEPTTGLDPIMSDVINELILRTRSKYPVTSIVVTHDMRTAQKVADRMIMMYPAARLKDAEPQILYDGRPEEVEDCPDERVTQFVRGEAGQRIEELGAFIGD; encoded by the coding sequence ATGCATGCCCGCCTGGAAGCCGACGATGCCCGCCCTTTGATTGAAGTCGACGACTTGCTGGTCAAGTTCGATGGCCAGACCATTCTGCGCGATATCGGGCTGAGTATCCCACGTGGGCAAACGCTGGCCTTAATCGGTGAAAGTGGTTGCGGCAAGACGGTCCTTTTGAAGTCGCTGATCGGCTTGGTGAATCCTACCCATGGCGACGTCATTTTCGACGGGCAGAATATCCACCATCTGAACGACAAGCAACTCACCAAGCAGCGAATTCGCTTTGGGTTTGTGTTTCAAAACGCGGCCCTGTTCGACAGCATGACGATCGGGCAGAACGTGGCGTTTCCGCTGAAACAGCACACCAACAAACCATTATCCGAAATCCGCGACATCGTCTTTCAGCATTTGAAAGAAGTCGGTTTGCCGGAGTCGGTCGTATGGAAGAAGCCGGCCGAGCTTTCCGGCGGGATGCGAAAACGGGTTGGGCTGGCGCGGGCCTTGGTGCTCAAGCCGGATGTCGTGCTGTACGACGAACCAACGACCGGGCTCGATCCGATCATGAGCGACGTGATCAATGAACTTATTCTGCGCACACGCAGTAAATACCCTGTGACCAGTATCGTGGTCACGCATGATATGCGAACGGCCCAGAAGGTGGCCGATCGGATGATCATGATGTATCCGGCTGCCCGGCTGAAAGACGCCGAGCCGCAGATCTTATATGACGGACGACCCGAAGAGGTCGAAGATTGCCCGGACGAGCGCGTGACGCAGTTTGTCCGTGGCGAGGCAGGTCAGCGCATCGAAGAACTGGGAGCCTTCATCGGCGATTAG
- a CDS encoding MlaD family protein — protein MDDRVLQFRVGFVMLVAVLLTGILFFLLGEQPQFLSKKETVYVVFETAPGVTIDTPVRTSGILIGRVSNVKLQDDRSVLVTLKVEKENMPHQNEVVRIVSESLLGDAALEFVPTAQTGLPSEPLPDGAKIKGLVQTNPLDVLVKLEGSMVSALTTIEQAGNNVGQFAENANRLLEQNGDGVSRIMTKTEGALDRFDSALAAVQNLVGDQQLNEQLKTALQGLPETLTESRKLIDELRTVAGRADRNLENLEGFTEPLGERGEQLVANLENSTENLNILVAQLAQFGRKVNESDGTLGQLINDPHLYQNLNDAAANIRELTLRLRPIVEDARVFADKIARDPGRIGVKGLRDRTQSGIK, from the coding sequence ATGGACGACCGAGTACTACAATTCCGAGTTGGTTTCGTCATGTTAGTGGCCGTGCTGCTAACAGGGATTCTCTTTTTCTTGTTGGGTGAACAGCCGCAGTTTCTCTCGAAGAAAGAAACTGTTTACGTTGTGTTCGAGACCGCTCCTGGTGTCACCATCGATACGCCGGTGCGGACCAGCGGTATCTTGATTGGCCGCGTCAGCAACGTGAAATTGCAGGACGACCGATCGGTTCTCGTGACGCTCAAAGTTGAAAAGGAAAACATGCCGCACCAGAACGAAGTGGTGCGGATCGTGTCGGAGTCGCTGCTAGGGGATGCCGCGCTCGAATTTGTCCCCACCGCTCAGACAGGACTTCCCAGCGAACCGTTGCCTGACGGCGCGAAGATCAAGGGGCTTGTCCAAACGAATCCACTGGATGTGCTGGTCAAGCTGGAAGGGTCGATGGTCTCGGCGCTTACGACGATCGAGCAAGCCGGCAATAACGTCGGTCAGTTTGCCGAGAACGCGAACAGGCTGCTCGAACAGAACGGCGACGGTGTAAGCCGCATCATGACGAAAACGGAAGGGGCGCTCGATCGCTTCGACTCGGCATTGGCCGCGGTACAGAACCTGGTCGGCGACCAGCAACTCAACGAGCAGCTGAAAACGGCCTTGCAAGGGTTGCCAGAAACGCTTACCGAATCGCGTAAGCTGATTGACGAACTACGAACGGTCGCCGGTCGTGCGGACCGTAACCTGGAAAATCTGGAAGGCTTCACCGAACCCCTAGGCGAACGCGGCGAACAGTTGGTGGCTAACCTGGAAAACAGCACCGAGAACCTGAACATCCTGGTAGCTCAGTTGGCCCAATTCGGACGCAAGGTGAACGAATCGGATGGTACGCTGGGGCAGTTGATCAATGACCCCCATCTCTACCAGAACCTGAACGATGCGGCTGCCAATATCCGCGAGTTGACGCTGCGTCTGCGCCCCATTGTGGAAGATGCACGGGTGTTTGCCGACAAGATCGCCCGCGACCCAGGCCGTATCGGTGTGAAGGGTTTGCGGGACCGGACTCAGTCCGGCATCAAGTAG
- a CDS encoding fasciclin domain-containing protein, giving the protein MAFPKIALAALCSLVLVCSTSFAADAKKDIVDTAVEAGSFKTLVAAVSEADLVATLKSKGPFTVFAPTDEAFAALPEGTVQALLKPENKEKLVKILTYHVVPGKVMAKDAMKLKEAKTVEGSTIDVQVKDGSVMIDEAKVVKANIVTSNGVIHVIDKVIMP; this is encoded by the coding sequence ATGGCTTTCCCTAAGATTGCTCTCGCTGCTCTGTGCTCTCTTGTTTTGGTTTGCTCGACTTCCTTCGCGGCTGATGCGAAGAAGGACATCGTCGACACGGCCGTTGAAGCCGGTTCGTTCAAGACGTTAGTTGCGGCCGTTTCGGAAGCTGATCTGGTCGCAACGCTGAAGAGTAAAGGACCATTTACCGTCTTTGCCCCGACGGACGAGGCCTTTGCCGCCTTGCCTGAAGGTACCGTGCAAGCCCTGCTGAAGCCTGAGAACAAGGAAAAGCTGGTCAAGATCCTGACCTATCATGTTGTGCCCGGCAAGGTTATGGCAAAGGATGCGATGAAACTGAAAGAAGCCAAGACGGTCGAAGGCTCGACGATTGATGTCCAGGTAAAGGATGGCTCGGTCATGATCGACGAAGCCAAGGTCGTCAAGGCGAACATCGTTACCTCGAACGGTGTGATCCACGTGATTGATAAGGTCATTATGCCGTAG
- a CDS encoding arylsulfatase: MLRLLVLGFVLLAPAYLKASDRPNIVLIMVDDMGFSDIGPYGSEISTPNLESLAKAGVCFSQFYNTGRCCPTRASLLTGLYSHQAGIGWMTTDQHAPGYRGQLSDDCVTIAEVLRHAGYFTAMTGKWHVGFNHGSTPWKRGFDRSLNLPAGGIHFSNQTGSKGGSKLYLNGEEVARDDPQFDPPWYGTDMWTRQGVKFIDEAIEQDKPFFLYIAHTAPHFPCMAPEKTIARFRGKYMQGWDKLREARYARQLESGLIDKAWQLEPRPEPIPAWESLSQEQKVRYDDMMAIYAAMISEIDQSVGDLVAALKERGELDNTLILFLSDNGGNAESGVEGHYDGDSPGDPHSNVFIGRCWAHLNNTPFRLYKHYNHEGGIATPLIAHWPKGIPASLEASSGWIDTPTHVIDIMSTCVDLAGAKYPETIGDRTITPMAGQSLKPLFTAEGSFPQRALFWEHEGNAAIRVGNEKLVRQGIRGDWELFDLGKDRTEQVNLAESQPKKVEQMRKQWRQWATTSDVMPKPEKPAKKGKK; encoded by the coding sequence ATGTTGCGACTGCTCGTACTTGGTTTCGTCTTACTCGCCCCTGCGTATCTGAAAGCCAGCGATCGCCCGAACATCGTGTTGATCATGGTCGATGACATGGGCTTTTCCGATATTGGCCCCTATGGCAGTGAGATTTCCACCCCCAATCTCGAATCGCTGGCAAAAGCTGGCGTTTGTTTCTCGCAGTTCTATAACACGGGGCGTTGCTGCCCGACGCGAGCCTCGCTGCTTACCGGGCTTTATTCGCATCAGGCTGGTATCGGCTGGATGACAACCGACCAGCACGCACCGGGGTATCGAGGTCAGCTTTCGGACGACTGTGTGACAATCGCCGAGGTCTTGCGACATGCCGGCTACTTCACGGCGATGACCGGTAAATGGCATGTCGGTTTTAATCACGGCAGCACCCCTTGGAAACGAGGCTTCGATCGGAGTTTGAACTTGCCGGCTGGCGGTATTCATTTCTCGAACCAAACGGGATCGAAAGGGGGCTCGAAACTGTATCTCAATGGTGAGGAGGTCGCACGCGACGATCCGCAGTTCGATCCGCCGTGGTATGGAACCGACATGTGGACCCGGCAAGGGGTGAAGTTCATTGACGAAGCGATCGAGCAAGACAAGCCATTCTTTTTGTACATTGCTCACACAGCACCTCATTTTCCGTGCATGGCCCCGGAAAAAACGATCGCCAGGTTTCGCGGCAAGTATATGCAAGGGTGGGACAAGCTGCGGGAAGCACGGTATGCCCGGCAGCTTGAGTCAGGCCTGATCGATAAAGCATGGCAGTTGGAACCTCGCCCCGAACCGATCCCTGCTTGGGAGTCGCTTTCGCAAGAGCAAAAAGTTCGTTACGACGACATGATGGCCATTTATGCCGCGATGATATCCGAGATCGATCAGAGTGTCGGCGACCTGGTCGCTGCTTTGAAAGAGCGAGGGGAACTCGACAATACGTTGATCCTGTTTCTTTCCGACAACGGCGGCAATGCCGAGTCTGGCGTCGAGGGGCACTACGACGGCGACTCGCCCGGCGATCCTCATTCGAACGTCTTCATTGGCCGCTGTTGGGCTCATTTGAACAACACCCCGTTTCGGCTCTACAAGCATTACAATCACGAAGGAGGCATCGCGACTCCGCTGATTGCGCATTGGCCGAAAGGAATTCCCGCCAGCTTGGAAGCGTCGTCTGGATGGATCGACACGCCGACCCATGTGATCGACATCATGAGTACCTGCGTCGATCTAGCTGGGGCGAAGTATCCCGAGACGATCGGTGATCGCACGATTACGCCAATGGCCGGGCAAAGCTTGAAGCCGCTGTTCACCGCGGAAGGAAGCTTCCCTCAGCGGGCACTCTTCTGGGAGCACGAAGGGAACGCGGCCATCCGAGTGGGAAACGAGAAGCTCGTTCGTCAGGGCATTCGAGGTGACTGGGAGTTGTTCGATTTGGGTAAAGACCGTACCGAGCAGGTCAACCTGGCCGAGAGCCAGCCGAAGAAAGTCGAGCAGATGCGAAAGCAATGGCGACAATGGGCGACAACTTCCGACGTCATGCCGAAGCCAGAGAAGCCTGCGAAGAAGGGTAAGAAGTAG
- a CDS encoding PEGA domain-containing protein has product MGHFFTQKSTVFHHISVLALLVTLLMSSGCVRRRFTVRTNPPGAVLYVDNQEIGVTPVATSYTYYGTREIRLEKDGYEPVVKLHTFRTPWYQYPGLDFVSENVIPWEIRDQRELDFEMVPLRIVPPEELRARAEQLRANARAGYMTPIVPPQQQIVPSTVVPPSANQRVPYWDPATLPPPAEQVPLTAPGMNSLPSGGYELPPLPPGN; this is encoded by the coding sequence ATGGGGCATTTTTTCACACAAAAATCGACCGTTTTTCATCACATTAGTGTGCTGGCACTGCTGGTCACCCTTTTGATGAGCTCGGGCTGCGTGCGCCGCCGCTTCACCGTCCGGACCAATCCGCCGGGTGCCGTGCTGTACGTCGATAACCAGGAAATTGGCGTTACGCCGGTTGCCACCAGCTATACCTATTACGGCACACGCGAGATCCGACTTGAGAAAGACGGGTACGAACCAGTCGTCAAGCTGCACACGTTTCGGACACCTTGGTACCAATACCCGGGCCTCGACTTCGTGAGCGAAAACGTCATACCGTGGGAAATTCGAGACCAACGAGAGCTCGATTTCGAGATGGTTCCGCTGCGGATCGTTCCGCCGGAAGAACTGCGGGCCAGGGCCGAACAACTGCGGGCCAATGCCCGGGCAGGCTACATGACCCCGATCGTTCCGCCTCAACAGCAGATCGTCCCATCGACGGTCGTTCCTCCATCGGCCAACCAACGCGTTCCTTACTGGGACCCGGCCACGCTGCCACCACCGGCCGAGCAAGTTCCGCTGACAGCCCCTGGCATGAACAGCCTCCCCTCAGGCGGCTACGAACTACCGCCTCTGCCACCTGGCAATTAG
- a CDS encoding LptF/LptG family permease produces the protein MGILQRYIVEELLKVFLLALVSLTALLLFIGLGQQAIKEGLGFIPLLKAIPYLLPNALRFAIPGTILFAVCNVYGRVSASNELTAIKAAGISPISLIAPGLILALVLSLVCVWLNDVAVSWGHMGLRHVVMQSIDDIAYSVLRTKKSFYSDKFSILVKDVQGDLLIRPEITMAQSGNQGLVTISAATAQLKSDPEHKRVMVTLTDSRIHCTGPEGQLFEHPGSFVTSIPLEDPTAVEGIRDASHQPMRRIPAWQAKMKNYHHQVSQVLAAKGAACLVTGQSPSIDDPSWLYWTNEQQWSKIQISRLKTEPHRRWANGFSCLCFALLGIPLAIRQRSNDFITSFFAAFLPVLLLYYPLMALGVDRAKDGQWPAAMVWLGNVVVIAVGGWLLHRTMKN, from the coding sequence ATGGGCATATTACAACGATATATCGTCGAAGAGCTATTGAAGGTCTTCCTTCTCGCGCTCGTCTCGTTGACGGCCCTGTTGCTGTTTATCGGGCTCGGTCAGCAAGCGATCAAGGAAGGCCTGGGGTTCATTCCTCTGTTGAAGGCCATTCCTTACCTGCTTCCCAATGCTCTGCGGTTTGCCATTCCCGGAACGATCTTATTCGCCGTCTGCAACGTTTACGGACGCGTCAGTGCTAGCAACGAACTGACCGCGATCAAAGCGGCTGGCATCTCGCCGATCTCGCTGATTGCCCCAGGGCTGATCCTGGCCCTGGTACTTTCGCTGGTTTGTGTCTGGCTGAATGATGTGGCCGTATCGTGGGGGCACATGGGGCTGCGGCACGTGGTAATGCAATCGATCGACGACATCGCCTACAGCGTGCTCCGTACGAAGAAATCATTCTACAGCGATAAGTTCTCGATCCTGGTCAAGGACGTGCAGGGAGATCTCTTGATTCGACCTGAAATCACGATGGCCCAATCCGGTAATCAGGGGCTGGTCACCATTTCGGCGGCAACGGCTCAGCTGAAATCGGATCCCGAGCACAAGCGTGTAATGGTGACGCTGACCGATAGCCGGATCCATTGCACCGGCCCCGAAGGCCAGCTTTTCGAGCACCCCGGCAGTTTCGTGACTTCGATTCCGCTCGAAGATCCTACGGCAGTGGAAGGGATTCGCGATGCCTCGCATCAGCCGATGCGGCGGATTCCCGCATGGCAGGCCAAGATGAAAAACTACCATCACCAGGTATCGCAGGTATTGGCTGCGAAAGGAGCGGCGTGCCTGGTGACGGGACAATCTCCGTCGATCGATGATCCCTCGTGGTTGTATTGGACCAACGAACAGCAGTGGTCGAAGATTCAGATCAGCCGCCTGAAAACGGAACCGCATCGCCGTTGGGCAAATGGGTTCAGTTGTTTGTGCTTCGCGCTGCTCGGCATTCCTCTGGCGATTCGCCAACGCAGCAACGACTTCATCACCAGCTTCTTCGCAGCCTTCTTACCGGTGCTGCTTCTTTATTATCCGCTGATGGCCCTGGGGGTCGATCGCGCCAAAGATGGCCAGTGGCCGGCTGCGATGGTCTGGTTGGGGAACGTGGTGGTGATCGCGGTCGGTGGATGGCTATTGCACCGCACGATGAAGAACTAA
- a CDS encoding PP2C family protein-serine/threonine phosphatase: MRRSNNQDHFGVALAQTWEDWQARGHLFIVADGMGAHAAGELASEIAVEQVRHLYKKYISKRPAMALTSAIEEANTIINRRGESNAAFHKMGTTCSCLLLLPQGAVMGHVGDSRIYRLRGEKLEQMTFDHSMAWEIKAATAGKDYSSDVYAAIPKNVITRSLGPSAEVEVDLEGAFPLEVGDTFMMCSDGASGPVTDEEIALILHSLDPNKAAQLMIDLANLRGGPDNITVIVAKVTDEKMTNDRCKSDPLIEEEDLPPPPVERQVRRIPLTLWLGIGLLLVAAGMAYYLEQMPYALAGVMVAFVATIMAFVYKFTGELIPVPVKKKFRFGKGPYSEVPCHADSNTALNLKILYDELSDAAQSNNWTIEWESVRLMGDRAEGEMKKGQYYGAAKHFLLAIGSLMSQIRGQKGAKNPLEDDSRLDLA, translated from the coding sequence ATGCGACGTTCCAACAATCAAGATCACTTTGGCGTGGCCCTGGCTCAGACGTGGGAAGACTGGCAGGCCCGGGGGCATTTGTTCATCGTCGCCGACGGTATGGGAGCCCACGCGGCCGGGGAACTGGCCAGCGAAATCGCCGTCGAACAGGTTCGGCATCTCTATAAGAAATACATCAGTAAGCGTCCGGCGATGGCGCTGACCTCGGCCATCGAGGAAGCCAACACGATCATCAACCGCCGGGGGGAATCGAACGCCGCGTTCCACAAAATGGGAACGACGTGCAGTTGTCTCTTGCTGCTTCCGCAAGGGGCCGTAATGGGGCATGTCGGCGACAGCCGTATCTATCGGCTGCGGGGCGAAAAGCTCGAACAGATGACGTTCGACCATAGCATGGCCTGGGAGATCAAAGCCGCTACCGCCGGCAAAGACTATTCCTCGGATGTCTACGCGGCAATTCCCAAGAACGTGATTACCCGCTCGCTGGGGCCTTCGGCTGAGGTCGAGGTCGACCTGGAGGGGGCCTTTCCGCTGGAAGTCGGCGACACGTTTATGATGTGCAGCGACGGGGCTTCCGGCCCGGTCACCGACGAAGAGATTGCCCTGATCCTGCATTCGCTCGACCCGAACAAAGCGGCTCAGTTAATGATCGACCTGGCCAACCTGCGTGGTGGACCGGACAACATTACCGTGATCGTCGCCAAGGTCACCGACGAGAAGATGACCAACGATCGGTGTAAGAGTGATCCGCTGATCGAAGAAGAGGACCTCCCTCCACCGCCGGTCGAGCGACAGGTACGTCGTATTCCGCTCACCCTTTGGCTAGGGATTGGTTTGCTATTGGTAGCGGCTGGAATGGCCTATTACCTGGAGCAGATGCCGTACGCGTTGGCCGGCGTGATGGTGGCGTTTGTGGCGACCATTATGGCATTTGTCTATAAGTTTACCGGTGAACTCATTCCGGTGCCGGTGAAGAAGAAGTTTCGCTTCGGCAAAGGGCCGTATTCAGAGGTCCCTTGTCACGCCGATTCCAACACGGCCTTAAACCTCAAGATTCTGTACGACGAACTCTCGGATGCGGCCCAGTCCAATAACTGGACGATCGAATGGGAAAGCGTCCGGCTGATGGGGGATCGGGCCGAAGGGGAAATGAAGAAGGGGCAGTATTACGGGGCAGCCAAGCACTTTCTACTAGCAATTGGCTCGCTCATGTCGCAGATTCGCGGCCAGAAAGGGGCCAAAAACCCCTTGGAAGATGATTCCCGGCTCGATCTGGCCTGA
- a CDS encoding HlyD family secretion protein yields MDILIMLTYGAITIVVFKLFRVPVNGFTVLTAVLVGVGILSGLMLAMNYNHPYTRMGRFYFHTTPIVPEVRGNVIEVAVSDAQEVKKGDLLFKIDPVPFQKIVDQKRAQLAAATRRAEQSKVNLVAYEEALHAAEAERDAAKDVYERDIKLRESNSVSEQALEQARQTYLGSVALVSRSKAELETVRLEVESMIDGVTPEVAEAKANLEAAEVDLENTVVRAPTDGRVLQVMLRPGMMAVPLPLKPVMIFSHSENRLFVGSFLQNSAQRIEVGDEAEVAFPAAAGYIFKGKVKTIASAVAPGQLQPSGNMIDAEQIQYDGRLNVVIEFDEGELDDFRIADGFTGEVAVYSQYMKETAVVRRILMRMKSWTNFVFSDGHSLPNAH; encoded by the coding sequence ATGGACATCCTTATCATGCTGACGTACGGTGCCATCACGATCGTGGTCTTCAAGCTATTCAGGGTACCGGTCAACGGGTTTACGGTCTTAACGGCCGTGTTGGTAGGCGTGGGGATATTGTCAGGCCTGATGCTGGCAATGAATTACAACCATCCATACACGCGCATGGGGAGGTTCTATTTCCACACGACACCAATTGTTCCCGAAGTTCGCGGGAACGTGATCGAGGTTGCCGTAAGTGATGCCCAAGAGGTCAAAAAGGGAGATCTCCTTTTCAAAATCGACCCGGTTCCGTTTCAAAAGATCGTCGATCAGAAGCGTGCGCAGTTGGCCGCGGCCACGCGTCGAGCGGAACAGTCTAAAGTGAATTTGGTCGCCTATGAAGAGGCATTACATGCTGCCGAAGCAGAACGAGATGCCGCCAAGGATGTCTATGAACGCGATATCAAGTTGCGGGAAAGCAATTCGGTCTCGGAACAGGCACTTGAACAGGCACGGCAGACCTATCTGGGGTCGGTCGCTTTGGTGAGCCGGTCCAAAGCCGAACTCGAAACGGTGCGTTTGGAGGTCGAGTCGATGATCGATGGTGTGACCCCTGAAGTCGCCGAAGCGAAAGCCAATTTAGAAGCCGCGGAGGTGGACCTCGAGAATACCGTCGTGCGAGCGCCGACCGACGGAAGAGTGCTTCAGGTGATGCTCAGGCCTGGCATGATGGCGGTGCCACTTCCCCTGAAGCCGGTCATGATTTTCAGCCATAGCGAAAACCGATTATTCGTCGGATCGTTCCTGCAAAATAGTGCCCAGCGTATCGAGGTGGGGGACGAAGCCGAGGTCGCGTTTCCAGCCGCGGCCGGGTACATCTTCAAAGGAAAAGTAAAGACCATCGCATCCGCTGTGGCTCCCGGGCAGTTGCAGCCAAGTGGCAATATGATTGATGCGGAACAAATCCAGTATGACGGTCGGCTTAACGTGGTGATTGAGTTTGACGAAGGGGAGCTCGATGATTTCCGAATTGCTGACGGCTTTACGGGGGAGGTCGCCGTTTACAGCCAGTATATGAAAGAGACGGCTGTGGTTCGTCGCATACTGATGAGGATGAAGTCGTGGACGAATTTTGTCTTCTCCGACGGCCATAGTTTACCCAATGCCCACTGA
- a CDS encoding response regulator codes for MELSQISENAHLPRGGIFISGYEEITILVVDDTAVDRALVGGILQKNNSGNLTIHFAESGEEALEMVASEEPDVVLTDLRMPGMDGLELVKAMRFEFPFIPCILMTGHGSEEIAAEALRQGAASYVPKTDLIKKLASTLINVLASAHHERVSRRFDDCWLETTSHFTLSNDASLIGAVTGHVQNYLQKFRSVPENELVRLGVALDEALRNAMFHGNLQLESELWAVDPEKFYAEAERRQQVDPYRDRTVHFTLTCRREEIRFVIRDHGVGFDVKGQAFDPADPTQLTRPSGRGLFLIRTFMDEVNFNEVGNEITMIFRPKMGDCLAFDEVSI; via the coding sequence GTGGAGTTGTCTCAAATTTCGGAAAATGCTCATCTTCCCAGGGGTGGAATCTTTATCTCCGGGTACGAAGAAATCACAATCCTTGTCGTCGACGACACGGCGGTTGATCGTGCGCTGGTTGGGGGCATTCTGCAAAAGAATAATTCCGGTAATCTGACGATCCATTTTGCCGAGAGTGGTGAAGAAGCCCTGGAGATGGTTGCCTCGGAAGAGCCAGACGTGGTGTTGACCGACCTGCGGATGCCAGGCATGGACGGGCTGGAACTGGTCAAGGCGATGCGTTTCGAGTTCCCGTTCATACCATGTATCTTGATGACCGGGCACGGTAGCGAAGAGATTGCCGCCGAGGCCCTGCGGCAAGGGGCCGCGAGCTATGTGCCCAAGACGGACTTGATCAAGAAACTTGCGTCGACGCTGATCAACGTGCTGGCATCTGCCCACCACGAGCGAGTTTCGCGGCGCTTTGATGACTGCTGGCTGGAAACGACCTCACACTTTACGCTCTCGAATGACGCGAGTCTGATTGGAGCCGTGACGGGGCACGTTCAGAACTACCTGCAGAAGTTTCGCAGTGTGCCGGAGAACGAACTGGTTCGTCTGGGTGTTGCCCTGGATGAAGCGCTGCGTAACGCTATGTTCCACGGCAACTTGCAGTTGGAATCTGAATTGTGGGCAGTCGATCCTGAGAAGTTCTATGCCGAAGCCGAACGGCGGCAACAGGTCGATCCGTATCGCGATCGAACGGTTCACTTCACGTTGACTTGCCGCCGCGAAGAAATCCGGTTTGTGATTCGCGACCATGGCGTGGGGTTCGACGTGAAGGGGCAGGCATTCGATCCGGCCGATCCGACGCAGCTAACCCGGCCCAGCGGACGAGGGCTGTTTCTGATTCGTACGTTCATGGACGAGGTTAACTTCAATGAAGTCGGCAACGAGATCACAATGATCTTCCGTCCCAAGATGGGGGACTGTCTGGCCTTTGATGAGGTATCGATCTAG
- a CDS encoding MlaE family ABC transporter permease encodes MQLALFNWLADWGAVAIDCVVAVGELTLFAWRTIVWTFGRLPKRETLLPSFYQVGVMSLPVVALTGTFIGMVLAVQSYYQFRELGLETRLGAVINMSLVRELGPVLAATMLAGRVGSAMAAELGTMRVTEQIDALTSMGANPIHYLVVPRVLAMLLLIPALTVMADFMGFVGGYFYSVIIIGIDKHFYLYNSQVFVGSWDIFCGLFKSVFFGGVIALVSCHQGFYCTAGAEGVGKAATNAFVYSFVLILIIDLVLNIGLERVYMSLWPDAIVSIGGG; translated from the coding sequence ATCCAATTGGCCCTTTTCAATTGGCTGGCTGACTGGGGTGCCGTGGCAATCGACTGCGTAGTCGCCGTTGGGGAGCTAACTCTCTTTGCCTGGCGAACCATTGTCTGGACGTTTGGCCGTTTGCCGAAGCGTGAAACGCTGCTCCCTAGCTTCTACCAGGTCGGGGTGATGAGCCTGCCGGTGGTTGCGCTGACGGGTACGTTCATCGGGATGGTGCTGGCCGTTCAAAGCTACTACCAGTTTCGCGAGTTGGGTCTGGAAACCCGGCTTGGGGCTGTCATTAATATGTCGCTGGTACGTGAACTGGGACCAGTGCTGGCCGCCACCATGCTGGCCGGCCGGGTCGGTAGTGCCATGGCGGCTGAACTGGGAACGATGCGCGTGACCGAGCAGATCGACGCGCTGACCTCGATGGGGGCCAACCCCATTCATTACCTGGTGGTGCCCCGTGTGCTGGCCATGCTGCTGTTGATCCCGGCCTTGACGGTGATGGCCGACTTTATGGGATTCGTGGGGGGCTATTTCTATAGCGTGATTATCATCGGTATCGACAAGCACTTTTACCTGTATAACTCGCAGGTGTTTGTCGGCTCGTGGGATATCTTCTGTGGGCTGTTCAAAAGTGTCTTCTTCGGAGGGGTGATTGCCCTGGTCAGTTGCCATCAAGGGTTCTACTGTACCGCCGGTGCCGAAGGGGTTGGTAAGGCGGCGACGAATGCGTTTGTGTACTCGTTCGTCCTGATTCTGATCATCGACCTGGTCCTGAACATTGGGCTAGAACGCGTTTACATGTCGTTGTGGCCAGATGCCATCGTATCGATCGGAGGTGGCTAG